In Klebsiella aerogenes, the DNA window GTAAGGCATGGCACGAAGTATTGGGCCGTTACGGTATGCGTTTCGATGAGCAGGCCATGGTTGCGCTCAACGGTTCTCCCACCTGGCGTATTGCCCAGGCGATTATCGAGCTGAATCAGGCTGATTTAGATCCGCATCGTCTGGCGCAGGAAAAAACCGCCGCCGTTAAAGCGATGTTGCTGGATAGCGTACGCCCGTTACCGCTCATTGAGGTGGTCAAAGCGTGGCATGGCCGTCGCCCGATGTCGGTCGGCACCGGTAGCGAAAGCGCCGTTGCCGAAGCGTTGCTGGCACATCTTGGCCTGCGTCATTACTTCTCCGCGGTGATAGCCGCCGATCATGTGGCGCACCACAAACCGGCGCCTGATACCTTCCTGCTATGCGCGGAACGCATGGGCGTCGCACCGGAGCGATGCGTGGTCTTCGAAGATGCCGACTTCGGTCTGCAGGCGGCGAAACGCGCGGGAATGGATGTCGTGGACGTGCGTTTGCTGTGAGCGACTCGCTGTCGCTCCTGTCGCTTTTTGCCAGCAGCTTTTTAAGCGCCACCTTGCTTCCCGGCAACTCAGAGGTGGTGATGGTTGCTATGCTTCTTACGGGGGTCAGTCAACCGTGGATGCTGGTATTAATAGCAACAATCGGCAATAGCCTTGGAGGGGTAACTAACGTTATTCTGGGGCGCCTGTTTCCGCTGCGTAAGACATCACGCTGGCAGGAGAGGGCGGCCGGCTGGCTAAAACGCTATGGTGCGGTGACATTATTATTGAGCTGGGCGCCTGTTATAGGCGATTTGCTGTGTTTACTGGCGGGATGGATGCGCATTTCCTGGGGACCAGTGCTTTTTTTCTTATGTCTTGGTAAGGCGTTGCGCTATATCGTCATTGCGGCGGCAACGCTTCAGGG includes these proteins:
- a CDS encoding DedA family protein — translated: MSDSLSLLSLFASSFLSATLLPGNSEVVMVAMLLTGVSQPWMLVLIATIGNSLGGVTNVILGRLFPLRKTSRWQERAAGWLKRYGAVTLLLSWAPVIGDLLCLLAGWMRISWGPVLFFLCLGKALRYIVIAAATLQGMTWWH
- the yqaB gene encoding fructose-1-phosphate/6-phosphogluconate phosphatase, with the translated sequence MYERYAGLIFDMDGTILDTEPTHRKAWHEVLGRYGMRFDEQAMVALNGSPTWRIAQAIIELNQADLDPHRLAQEKTAAVKAMLLDSVRPLPLIEVVKAWHGRRPMSVGTGSESAVAEALLAHLGLRHYFSAVIAADHVAHHKPAPDTFLLCAERMGVAPERCVVFEDADFGLQAAKRAGMDVVDVRLL